Proteins from a single region of Cytophagaceae bacterium:
- a CDS encoding type IX secretion system membrane protein PorP/SprF, with translation MKKFQYLFSSFLLFFSIAKGQDGLIRQYQFNQLSFNPAFAGENGIFSVKTLLGQQFNGTLRFNQVNQVLAIDGQLFNQGGLAFQAYRSNLGNVLSRGLLTSYSKGFDLGELLIKGGINGGLMITNIVTNAVNMQVAPFAGMGFLASYKGVFAGVSKPMLIYSKNVIDKKPAFIQLGYIYSPQSSLLNFNVNSIFYTYSNKNNIDFNAKAWYNQRVGLGVSVRNDKIYNYFEKNLSVVPSIEYKLYKTVHVGISYDKNEIRDIGATNPTLENDLNFRGVFQLFFRYTSNPEQGESKFYNKF, from the coding sequence ATGAAAAAATTCCAATATTTGTTTTCATCCTTTTTGTTATTCTTTTCAATTGCCAAAGGACAAGATGGGCTCATAAGACAATATCAGTTCAATCAACTTTCTTTTAATCCTGCTTTTGCCGGTGAAAATGGAATTTTTTCGGTCAAAACCCTTCTGGGACAACAATTTAATGGCACACTGAGGTTTAATCAGGTCAATCAGGTTTTGGCCATCGATGGTCAACTATTTAATCAGGGAGGTTTGGCATTTCAGGCTTATCGTTCCAATCTCGGTAATGTTTTGAGCAGAGGACTATTGACTAGTTATAGCAAAGGTTTTGATTTGGGAGAATTGCTAATAAAAGGGGGAATAAACGGGGGATTGATGATAACCAATATCGTAACCAACGCCGTAAACATGCAGGTAGCCCCTTTCGCTGGAATGGGTTTTTTGGCTTCATATAAAGGTGTTTTTGCCGGGGTTTCAAAGCCAATGCTTATTTATTCTAAAAACGTTATTGACAAAAAACCGGCATTCATTCAGCTGGGATATATTTACTCGCCCCAAAGTTCTTTACTTAATTTTAATGTGAATTCTATTTTTTATACATATTCCAATAAGAATAATATAGACTTCAACGCCAAAGCCTGGTACAATCAGAGAGTTGGTTTAGGTGTTTCTGTCCGAAATGATAAAATCTATAACTATTTCGAAAAAAACCTTTCGGTTGTCCCTTCTATCGAATATAAATTATATAAAACAGTTCATGTAGGAATTTCCTATGATAAAAATGAAATAAGAGACATTGGAGCCACCAATCCAACCTTAGAAAATGACTTGAATTTTAGAGGAGTTTTTCAATTGTTTTTCAGATACACATCCAATCCTGAACAGGGAGAATCAAAATTTTATAATAAATTTTAA
- a CDS encoding type IX secretion system membrane protein PorP/SprF, whose protein sequence is MKNLYFARKRVLLLVSLLFGSMSSLFAQQEVMYSQYMFNTLALNPAYAGSRDVLSLTAVGRYQWMQSIDGAPRTHSFTLDMPIRNEKMGIGLIAYNDAIGVAANTGINLAYSYRFKLGAKTTMALGVQPTYSNVSQKLSEVKNLDITEAVFANDITSNLFNAGMGLYLSNDKAFFSFSVPQIIEQKYGTSDSAKGKIRRHYVAMAGIVIGKGNVKVKPSVMMRYSGGSNMGFDLNANVWFKDKIAVGVSGRKSQTALYGQDFVDAIVGMFEVQLTPQLRLGYAYDYNTTRLNTKNGTLSQNLISTPTHEWLLRYEFGYGKSKILTPRYF, encoded by the coding sequence ATGAAAAATCTCTATTTTGCCAGAAAAAGGGTACTGCTATTGGTATCTCTACTGTTTGGATCAATGTCTTCGTTATTTGCACAACAAGAAGTGATGTACTCTCAGTATATGTTTAATACACTTGCACTCAATCCGGCTTATGCAGGCAGTAGAGATGTGTTAAGCTTAACAGCCGTAGGACGATACCAATGGATGCAGAGTATTGATGGTGCACCCCGCACCCATTCGTTCACTCTTGATATGCCAATTCGTAATGAAAAAATGGGTATTGGGCTTATCGCTTACAACGACGCCATTGGCGTGGCCGCCAATACAGGCATCAATCTAGCTTATTCTTATCGTTTTAAATTAGGAGCCAAAACCACTATGGCATTAGGTGTTCAGCCGACTTATTCCAATGTAAGTCAAAAACTTTCAGAAGTAAAAAACCTTGATATCACTGAAGCAGTTTTTGCCAATGATATTACCAGTAATCTCTTCAATGCAGGTATGGGTTTATATTTGAGTAATGACAAAGCATTCTTTAGTTTTTCAGTTCCTCAGATTATTGAGCAAAAATATGGGACAAGTGACTCGGCAAAGGGAAAAATTCGCCGTCATTATGTTGCAATGGCTGGTATTGTTATTGGTAAAGGTAATGTTAAAGTTAAACCATCGGTCATGATGCGTTATTCAGGAGGTTCAAATATGGGATTTGATCTCAATGCAAATGTATGGTTCAAGGATAAAATAGCGGTAGGTGTTTCGGGTAGAAAATCACAAACCGCCCTTTATGGTCAGGATTTTGTAGATGCTATAGTGGGTATGTTTGAAGTTCAGCTAACACCTCAGTTGAGGCTTGGATATGCATATGACTATAATACTACAAGATTGAATACCAAAAATGGTACATTGTCCCAAAATTTAATCAGTACACCTACTCACGAATGGCTGCTGAGATATGAATTTGGTTATGGAAAATCAAAAATTCTTACTCCAAGATATTTCTAA
- a CDS encoding OmpA family protein: protein MLVRIKRKIALLALISVYSTFSFAQNTLLKTAEHHFDNLSYVKAIDAYEQALKKKGIAEPEKFNAMKNLAESYMKVKDAQNAERVLRELVGSSSDFSGERAPVLLHYAQALASNAKYKESQEQYQKYMQLVESDPRGKGFSKLYNDVNVLSKNSACYKVDYLSINTTAADFSPTLYQNGLIFVSNRRNTTGLRRVYTWNNTPFLDLYHLDDIAYLTGGEAGLSGGKSAAKGKAKNPGGAVGADEYTAPTANDSRTIGVYGGKNISTGFGYSDKPLTESDRLSGSINSKYHEGPAAFFKDGSKVIFTRNNVNKGSAKKSSDGIVKLKMYLAEAKKDGWGNITELPFNSDEYSTGHPAISPDEKLVFFASDMPGGYGGTDIYVTRYDGTNWSAPINMGKTINTKGNEMFPFVDEKGNLYFSSDGLPGLGELDIFYTQLDGVTQKGRVINLGAPINSSKDDFGIVTDGTRQSGYYSSNRKRGGNDDDIYKFERECELKEGCELLIAVYDAETKMPLDNTNLNFVDADGNNIELITNAEGMISLDNIMVDNEYVFKTTREGYANNSVSYSTDECDNEPSRLEIPLERPKEGTDSTENVTAIDPDASALISNDPNNPNVIPGAKNTCIIKGKVYTQSSRQKLEGVTVTLRNACDGSLVTAISDKNGSFQFTAYEGCDYTLEGKKDDMASNSKQIKKLNCKTSEKESSDIMMFTTGDVVKIENIYYDYGKYFIRHDAKIELDKLVKIMRQYPKMRIELSSHTDSRSPIDFNQTLSDNRAKEAANYLFKRGISRSRIEYKGYGETQLTNQCADGVKCSEADHQLNRRTEFKILQLN, encoded by the coding sequence ATGTTAGTCAGGATTAAAAGAAAAATTGCCCTTTTGGCTTTGATAAGCGTTTACAGCACCTTTTCATTTGCTCAAAATACCTTATTAAAAACAGCCGAACATCATTTTGATAACCTCAGTTATGTAAAAGCTATCGATGCTTACGAGCAGGCATTGAAAAAGAAAGGAATAGCAGAGCCTGAAAAGTTTAATGCTATGAAAAATCTGGCTGAGAGTTACATGAAAGTAAAAGATGCTCAAAATGCCGAGAGAGTTCTTCGCGAATTGGTAGGGTCATCATCTGATTTTTCAGGAGAAAGAGCACCGGTATTACTTCATTATGCTCAGGCTTTGGCTAGTAATGCCAAATACAAAGAATCGCAGGAACAATACCAGAAATATATGCAATTGGTTGAGTCTGATCCCAGGGGAAAAGGCTTTTCAAAATTATATAATGATGTAAATGTCCTTTCCAAAAACTCAGCTTGCTACAAAGTAGATTACCTGTCAATTAATACGACAGCTGCCGATTTTAGTCCAACCTTATATCAAAACGGACTGATTTTTGTATCAAACCGTCGCAATACAACAGGCTTAAGAAGGGTTTATACATGGAACAATACACCGTTTCTTGACCTTTACCACCTTGACGACATAGCCTATCTTACTGGTGGAGAGGCTGGATTGAGCGGAGGAAAATCTGCTGCAAAAGGTAAAGCGAAAAATCCTGGTGGTGCCGTTGGTGCCGACGAATACACCGCTCCAACAGCCAATGACTCCCGTACAATAGGTGTTTATGGTGGAAAAAATATTTCAACAGGTTTTGGTTATTCTGACAAACCTCTCACCGAAAGCGACAGACTTTCAGGGAGCATAAACTCAAAATACCATGAAGGACCTGCTGCATTTTTTAAAGATGGCTCCAAAGTGATTTTTACCAGAAACAATGTCAATAAAGGTTCTGCAAAAAAAAGCTCTGATGGAATAGTGAAATTAAAAATGTATTTGGCTGAAGCTAAAAAAGATGGTTGGGGAAATATCACCGAACTTCCATTTAACTCAGATGAGTATTCTACTGGCCATCCGGCCATCTCACCTGACGAAAAGTTGGTATTTTTTGCCTCTGATATGCCTGGTGGATATGGTGGAACCGATATATACGTAACAAGATATGATGGTACAAACTGGTCTGCTCCAATCAATATGGGCAAAACAATTAATACAAAAGGAAATGAAATGTTTCCGTTTGTAGATGAAAAAGGCAACCTTTATTTTTCATCTGATGGCCTTCCTGGCTTGGGTGAACTTGATATCTTCTATACCCAACTTGATGGAGTAACTCAAAAGGGACGAGTAATTAACCTGGGGGCTCCTATTAATTCAAGTAAAGATGACTTCGGTATTGTAACAGATGGTACTCGTCAAAGCGGATACTATAGCTCAAACCGTAAGCGTGGAGGAAATGATGACGATATCTATAAGTTTGAAAGAGAATGTGAGCTTAAAGAAGGTTGCGAATTGTTGATTGCGGTATATGATGCCGAAACTAAAATGCCTTTGGATAATACAAATCTGAATTTTGTTGATGCTGATGGAAATAATATCGAGCTTATTACCAATGCTGAGGGCATGATCTCTCTCGATAATATTATGGTCGACAATGAGTATGTTTTCAAAACAACTCGTGAAGGATATGCCAACAATTCAGTAAGTTATTCAACAGATGAGTGTGACAATGAACCTTCCAGGTTGGAAATTCCTTTGGAAAGACCAAAAGAAGGTACTGATTCAACAGAAAATGTTACAGCAATTGATCCAGATGCCAGTGCTCTGATTTCTAATGACCCCAATAATCCAAATGTGATTCCGGGAGCAAAAAATACTTGTATCATTAAAGGTAAAGTTTATACTCAATCATCGAGGCAAAAACTTGAAGGAGTTACTGTTACTTTGAGAAACGCCTGCGACGGTTCATTAGTGACTGCTATTTCAGACAAAAACGGTTCGTTCCAGTTTACTGCTTATGAAGGTTGCGATTATACTCTTGAAGGCAAAAAAGACGATATGGCCTCCAATTCGAAGCAAATCAAAAAACTTAATTGTAAAACATCAGAAAAAGAATCATCTGATATCATGATGTTTACAACAGGAGACGTAGTTAAAATCGAAAATATTTATTATGATTATGGTAAATACTTTATAAGGCATGATGCTAAAATTGAATTGGATAAACTGGTGAAAATCATGCGTCAGTATCCAAAAATGAGGATAGAATTAAGCTCACATACTGATAGCCGTAGCCCTATTGATTTCAATCAGACACTTTCTGATAACAGAGCTAAAGAAGCAGCAAATTATTTATTTAAAAGAGGTATTAGCCGTTCTAGAATCGAATACAAAGGTTATGGCGAGACGCAACTTACCAACCAATGTGCCGACGGTGTGAAATGTTCTGAAGCTGACCATCAGCTCAACAGACGTACCGAATTTAAAATACTCCAGTTGAATTAA